One segment of Neobacillus endophyticus DNA contains the following:
- a CDS encoding TetR/AcrR family transcriptional regulator produces the protein MSDQADLLVGSFPFVPKQERAQQKRNALLNSGRTLFILKGYEQTTAKEIASHAGVAVGTFYRYFSDKRQLLLALLEDQLDKLLPPEPSWLAHDPELLLTTMLEKHFERLNQLGIHRVLTELIMKDSELAEVFRTAKRKIHAKILAGLIKAFDHGLTWRDLDLETVTWSLIVLVENVQEKECQSGIPANYQEIAKVICRMVFPPQVIIELKTKNITNI, from the coding sequence ATGTCAGATCAAGCTGACCTTCTTGTTGGTTCATTTCCATTTGTCCCTAAACAAGAACGGGCCCAACAAAAAAGAAATGCACTGCTTAATAGTGGACGAACATTATTTATCTTAAAAGGATACGAACAGACAACAGCTAAGGAAATTGCTTCACATGCAGGAGTGGCAGTGGGGACCTTTTATCGCTATTTTTCAGATAAACGGCAGCTTTTACTAGCTCTTTTGGAGGATCAATTGGACAAATTGCTGCCGCCGGAGCCAAGCTGGTTAGCCCATGATCCTGAATTGTTGCTAACAACAATGTTGGAAAAGCATTTTGAGCGGCTGAACCAGTTGGGGATACATCGAGTCCTGACAGAATTAATAATGAAGGATTCAGAGCTTGCTGAGGTTTTTCGTACAGCGAAAAGAAAAATTCACGCTAAAATTTTAGCAGGTTTAATTAAGGCATTTGATCACGGTTTAACCTGGAGAGATTTGGATTTGGAGACTGTCACATGGTCGTTGATCGTATTGGTTGAAAATGTTCAGGAAAAAGAATGTCAAAGTGGAATTCCAGCTAATTATCAAGAGATCGCAAAGGTTATTTGCCGTATGGTTTTTCCGCCGCAAGTTATAATCGAATTGAAAACCAAAAATATTACTAACATTTAA
- the menC gene encoding o-succinylbenzoate synthase, whose translation MKIAQVTLRHMKMDLLYPFTTSFGTEYDRDFILVEAKSEDGLTGWAESVAMPTPYYNEETVKTNWHILEDFLLPLLLNKDFNHPDELTENLFSHIRSNYMAKACLEMAAWDLYAKQQNAPLARLLGGTKDKIDVGVSIGIKDSIDETLEVIEKRRSEGYKRFKLKIKPGWDVELIDKVRKVFPDIPLMADANSAYTLADIELLAALDDYNLMMIEQPLAHNDIIDHADLQARLKTPVCLDESIHSLEDARKALKLESCKIINIKVGRVGGLTQAKRIHDFCLERNVPLWCGGMLESGIGRAHNIALTTLPGFRLPGDTAGSSLYFAEDIIHPEVTVADGMITVPTSPGIGYEADLEKIAKYTLFSKTYRKC comes from the coding sequence ATGAAAATAGCTCAAGTAACATTAAGGCATATGAAAATGGATTTGTTATATCCGTTTACAACCAGTTTTGGAACTGAGTATGATCGGGATTTTATTCTGGTCGAAGCCAAAAGTGAGGATGGGTTAACCGGCTGGGCGGAAAGTGTAGCCATGCCAACACCTTATTATAATGAAGAAACGGTTAAAACCAACTGGCATATTTTAGAGGACTTTTTACTTCCGTTATTATTAAATAAAGATTTTAACCATCCTGATGAGTTGACGGAAAATTTATTCTCCCACATTCGAAGCAATTATATGGCAAAGGCTTGTCTGGAAATGGCAGCGTGGGATCTATACGCTAAACAGCAGAATGCTCCCCTAGCTAGACTACTAGGCGGAACGAAAGATAAAATAGACGTTGGCGTCAGCATCGGAATCAAGGATTCGATCGATGAGACATTAGAAGTCATTGAAAAGCGTCGTTCAGAGGGCTATAAGCGCTTTAAGCTTAAAATAAAACCGGGCTGGGATGTTGAATTAATCGACAAGGTTCGAAAGGTATTCCCTGATATTCCGCTAATGGCTGATGCGAACTCTGCCTACACTCTAGCGGATATTGAGCTATTGGCTGCACTTGATGATTACAATCTGATGATGATTGAGCAGCCCTTGGCCCATAATGATATTATTGACCATGCTGATTTACAGGCACGGCTAAAAACACCAGTTTGTCTAGATGAAAGTATTCACTCATTAGAGGATGCAAGGAAGGCACTTAAACTGGAAAGCTGTAAAATTATTAATATTAAAGTAGGCCGTGTTGGCGGACTTACACAAGCAAAAAGAATCCATGATTTCTGTTTGGAGAGGAACGTACCGCTGTGGTGCGGCGGCATGCTTGAGTCTGGAATTGGAAGGGCTCACAATATTGCTTTGACAACATTGCCTGGTTTTAGATTACCTGGTGATACAGCCGGCTCCTCTTTATATTTTGCCGAGGATATCATTCATCCGGAAGTAACGGTAGCAGATGGCATGATTACCGTACCAACCTCCCCAGGAATCGGTTATGAAGCCGATTTAGAAAAGATCGCTAAGTATACTTTATTTAGTAAAACATATCGAAAGTGTTAA
- a CDS encoding DNA-3-methyladenine glycosylase I, which produces MNRCGWVNQDPLYLAYHDHEWGVPIYEDRLLFEYLNLEGAQAGLSWYTILKKRENYREAFDHFNPEKIVNYDQKKVEELLQNEGIVRNKLKINAVITNAHAFLKIVDEFGSFSDYIWSFVEGKTIQNHFKDLSEVPSKTELSDLLSKELKKRGFKFVGSTICYSFMQAVGMVNDHVMSCDCYKQMVNLHK; this is translated from the coding sequence ATGAATAGATGCGGCTGGGTCAATCAGGACCCATTATATCTTGCCTATCACGACCATGAATGGGGAGTGCCGATTTATGAAGATCGGCTGTTGTTTGAATATTTAAATTTGGAAGGGGCACAGGCAGGACTAAGCTGGTATACCATTCTAAAGAAACGGGAGAATTACCGAGAAGCTTTTGATCATTTTAATCCCGAAAAAATCGTGAATTATGATCAAAAGAAAGTGGAGGAATTGCTGCAAAATGAAGGCATCGTCAGGAACAAGCTGAAAATAAATGCGGTGATTACGAATGCCCACGCATTTCTTAAAATTGTTGATGAATTTGGTTCTTTTAGTGATTATATTTGGTCATTTGTCGAAGGAAAGACAATCCAAAATCACTTCAAAGACTTATCGGAAGTTCCATCAAAGACAGAGCTTAGTGATCTTCTAAGTAAAGAACTAAAAAAGCGAGGCTTTAAATTTGTCGGATCGACGATCTGTTATTCTTTTATGCAGGCAGTGGGAATGGTAAATGACCATGTTATGAGCTGCGATTGTTATAAACAGATGGTCAACCTCCATAAATAA
- a CDS encoding manganese-dependent inorganic pyrophosphatase, giving the protein MEKVFIFGHKNPDTDSICSAIAYADLKKQLGLDVEPVRLGEINNETQFALTKFNAEAPRLVETVANEVNSVILVDHNERQQSANDIADVQILEVIDHHRIANFETKDPLYYRCEPVGCTATILNKMYKENGKEIKPQIAGLMLSAIISDSLLFKSPTCTAEDVAAARELAEIAGVDAEKYGLDMLKAGADLSDKTVPQLLSLDAKQFEMGSSKVEIAQVNAVDTNDVLSRKAEVEAAITERINSENLDLFLLVVTDILNNDSVALALGNKAKAVEKAYNVTLAHHEAVLKGVVSRKKQIVPVLTEVFSKGEF; this is encoded by the coding sequence ATGGAAAAAGTATTTATTTTTGGTCACAAGAATCCTGACACGGATTCCATTTGCTCTGCAATTGCATATGCAGATTTGAAGAAGCAGCTAGGATTGGATGTTGAGCCGGTCCGACTTGGCGAAATTAACAATGAAACACAATTTGCGTTAACTAAATTCAATGCTGAAGCACCTCGTTTGGTTGAAACAGTGGCAAATGAAGTGAATTCAGTTATTTTAGTGGATCACAATGAGCGCCAACAAAGTGCCAATGATATTGCTGATGTGCAAATTCTAGAAGTTATCGACCACCACCGAATTGCGAATTTTGAAACGAAAGATCCTTTATATTACCGCTGCGAGCCTGTTGGCTGTACGGCTACTATTTTAAATAAAATGTATAAAGAAAACGGCAAAGAAATTAAACCGCAAATAGCTGGTTTAATGCTTTCAGCGATTATTTCCGATTCATTGTTATTCAAATCTCCGACTTGCACTGCAGAAGATGTGGCAGCTGCCCGAGAGCTTGCTGAAATTGCCGGAGTGGATGCAGAAAAATATGGTCTTGATATGCTAAAAGCAGGCGCTGATTTAAGCGACAAAACTGTACCGCAGCTTTTAAGTCTTGACGCTAAACAGTTCGAAATGGGCTCAAGCAAAGTAGAGATTGCTCAAGTAAATGCAGTGGATACAAATGATGTTCTTTCACGTAAAGCTGAGGTAGAAGCAGCTATTACGGAACGAATCAATAGTGAAAACCTTGACCTATTCTTGTTAGTTGTTACCGATATTTTAAATAATGACTCTGTTGCTTTAGCTCTAGGTAACAAAGCAAAAGCTGTGGAGAAAGCTTACAATGTTACACTTGCGCATCATGAAGCAGTACTTAAAGGCGTTGTATCACGTAAGAAACAAATTGTTCCTGTATTAACAGAAGTATTTTCAAAAGGTGAATTCTAA
- a CDS encoding EAL domain-containing protein, with the protein MLPLNESISQIEIYKSLFDHNHDACYALDLEGNFILFNNAAVKITGYSKEEILQMSFIPLVKEECLEKTIKIFDDILQGNSSKFNASIKHKNGHMIDLYITAAPIYIDNKITGIVGTARDITEKNNIEKLLSGQNAVLEMIAKGYPISRIFESIIQLVEEVSDGGKCAILVENDKKLYLGSAPNLPQPYTDMLNGVPIGPMEGSCGSAAYFKRPTFVSDIKNDPLWDHYRDIALENGLRSCWSSPVCDNQNGVLGVFAIYHDKPCVPADEHIQLIEKATHLTSLVIQHYRSEEKINFLAFHDELTKLPNRRFFNNKVNEAIKNKKNGKNEMLGLMFLDLDRFKLINDSLGHSVGDFLLKDVAQRITSCVRDQDLASRQGGDEFTILVHDINQMEAGIIAKRILEELSKPYCINGHEVYITPSIGISLYPLDGSNADELLRKADAAMYQAKKEGRNSYQFYQAEMDKKTYDRLELENELRKALDKNEFTLHYQPIINLSTNKVAGVEALIRWAHPRLGYVPPNRFIPIAEETGMIVSIGEWVLQTAIRQLKQMQSDGLLLSMISINISFRQFYQPNLINIVNQILEESGVDPNRITIEITESMTMDVESASTILHDLKKLGVKISIDDFGTGYSSLSYLKKFPIDYLKIDQSFIRDISKSNYDKNIAMTIILMAQNLGVGVIAEGVETAEQLEFLKLNNCTEAQGYLFSKPLSEKDLKQFLTESS; encoded by the coding sequence ATGTTACCCTTAAATGAATCCATTTCTCAAATTGAAATATATAAATCGTTATTTGATCACAATCATGACGCCTGTTATGCTCTAGATTTAGAAGGTAATTTTATCCTCTTTAATAATGCTGCAGTGAAAATAACGGGTTATTCAAAAGAAGAAATTCTTCAAATGTCTTTTATTCCGTTAGTAAAAGAGGAATGTCTGGAAAAAACAATAAAAATCTTTGATGATATTTTACAAGGAAATAGCAGTAAATTTAATGCGTCCATTAAGCATAAAAATGGTCATATGATAGATTTATATATTACGGCAGCTCCGATTTATATTGATAATAAAATTACTGGTATTGTAGGTACTGCCAGAGATATAACAGAAAAGAATAATATTGAAAAGCTGCTAAGCGGACAAAACGCAGTGCTTGAAATGATTGCAAAAGGCTATCCTATTTCAAGAATTTTTGAAAGTATTATCCAGTTGGTTGAGGAAGTGTCAGACGGGGGAAAATGTGCAATCCTTGTTGAAAATGATAAGAAGCTGTATTTAGGTTCAGCTCCGAATTTACCTCAGCCATATACAGACATGCTAAATGGAGTTCCAATTGGCCCCATGGAAGGTTCCTGCGGATCTGCCGCATACTTTAAAAGGCCCACGTTTGTATCAGATATTAAGAATGATCCATTATGGGATCATTACAGGGATATAGCTTTGGAAAATGGATTAAGATCGTGTTGGTCCTCTCCTGTATGTGATAATCAAAATGGAGTACTAGGAGTTTTTGCTATCTATCATGATAAACCGTGTGTTCCTGCGGATGAGCATATACAGTTAATTGAAAAGGCAACTCACTTAACCAGTTTAGTCATTCAACATTACCGAAGTGAAGAAAAAATTAATTTTTTGGCCTTCCATGATGAATTAACGAAATTACCTAACAGAAGATTTTTTAATAATAAAGTGAATGAAGCCATCAAAAATAAAAAAAATGGTAAAAATGAAATGTTAGGCTTAATGTTTCTAGATTTGGACCGATTTAAATTAATTAATGATTCTCTCGGACACAGTGTGGGGGATTTTCTACTTAAAGATGTCGCTCAAAGGATTACGAGCTGCGTTAGAGATCAAGATCTTGCGTCCAGGCAGGGCGGAGATGAATTTACAATATTAGTACACGATATTAACCAAATGGAAGCTGGCATTATAGCCAAAAGAATTTTGGAAGAGCTGTCAAAACCTTATTGCATTAATGGACATGAGGTATATATTACTCCTAGTATTGGGATCAGCCTTTATCCCTTGGATGGATCTAATGCGGACGAGCTTCTAAGAAAAGCGGATGCCGCTATGTACCAGGCAAAGAAAGAAGGCAGAAACAGTTATCAATTTTATCAGGCAGAGATGGATAAAAAGACGTATGACCGTCTTGAACTTGAAAATGAACTTAGAAAAGCATTAGACAAGAATGAATTTACTCTTCACTATCAACCGATTATTAACCTTTCAACGAATAAAGTGGCAGGAGTAGAAGCATTGATCAGATGGGCACACCCAAGACTTGGCTATGTTCCGCCTAATCGATTTATCCCAATTGCAGAAGAAACTGGTATGATTGTATCAATTGGAGAGTGGGTTTTACAAACAGCGATCCGTCAATTAAAGCAAATGCAGTCAGATGGTTTGTTATTATCGATGATTTCAATCAATATCTCATTCCGCCAGTTTTATCAGCCTAATCTTATTAATATCGTCAATCAAATATTAGAAGAATCCGGTGTAGACCCAAATAGAATAACAATCGAAATTACTGAGAGTATGACAATGGATGTGGAATCGGCATCGACCATTTTACATGATTTGAAGAAACTGGGAGTCAAAATTTCCATTGACGATTTTGGCACCGGATATAGTTCATTAAGTTATTTGAAAAAATTCCCGATTGATTATCTGAAAATTGATCAATCATTTATACGAGATATATCGAAGAGCAATTATGATAAAAATATTGCCATGACTATTATCCTGATGGCTCAAAACCTTGGTGTGGGTGTTATTGCAGAAGGGGTTGAAACAGCTGAACAGTTGGAATTCCTAAAACTAAATAACTGTACTGAAGCGCAGGGCTATTTATTTAGCAAACCTTTAAGTGAAAAAGATTTGAAACAATTTTTAACTGAATCATCCTGA
- a CDS encoding amidohydrolase produces the protein MNQLQYIEQNKESIFQTYHTLHDLAEPSWHEQKTSLYLKEKLKNAGIHIKSFPNHYGFIAEIPGQSDQVIALRADMDALVQEVDGVVKANHSCGHDAHSTMVLYTALAFKASGIIPKYTLRFIFQPAEEMGEGALKMMDEGALKNVNYLFGVHVRPHFEVPYMKAAPIIIHGSAGTIKGTIKGKQAHAARPQDGINVIEAAALIVQKLKQIKLETAVPYSIKMTQLETENSVSNVIPETAHFSIDARAQTNDLMDELKKRAHQIVEDVIHETAASISYEVEEFVPAATRHENAVIIVENAITDILGSENVIPCCISQGGEDFHFYTAKNPQLSATMLGLGCGLAPGLHHPQMNFNIEALHYGAKILTKTLLLALEK, from the coding sequence ATGAACCAGCTACAATATATTGAGCAAAACAAAGAGTCTATTTTTCAAACTTACCATACTCTTCATGATCTAGCAGAACCAAGCTGGCACGAGCAAAAAACTTCTTTGTATTTAAAAGAAAAGTTGAAAAATGCCGGAATCCATATAAAAAGTTTTCCTAATCATTATGGCTTCATAGCTGAAATTCCGGGACAATCCGACCAGGTTATCGCTTTAAGAGCTGATATGGATGCACTTGTTCAGGAAGTGGATGGAGTTGTAAAAGCCAATCATTCTTGTGGACATGATGCCCACAGTACAATGGTGTTATATACTGCATTAGCCTTTAAAGCAAGCGGTATTATACCAAAATACACCCTTCGTTTTATATTCCAGCCTGCCGAGGAAATGGGAGAAGGCGCGCTAAAGATGATGGATGAAGGTGCATTGAAAAATGTCAATTATTTATTCGGTGTCCATGTACGTCCCCATTTTGAAGTCCCATACATGAAGGCTGCCCCAATCATCATTCACGGATCAGCAGGAACTATTAAAGGGACTATTAAAGGGAAACAGGCTCATGCAGCCCGGCCACAAGACGGCATCAATGTCATTGAAGCAGCGGCTTTAATCGTTCAAAAATTAAAACAGATTAAATTAGAAACAGCTGTCCCCTATTCAATCAAAATGACTCAGCTCGAAACCGAAAATTCTGTTTCGAATGTTATACCAGAAACAGCGCATTTTTCGATTGATGCAAGGGCACAAACGAATGATTTAATGGATGAGCTAAAAAAACGTGCCCATCAAATCGTAGAAGATGTCATTCATGAAACAGCTGCTTCCATCTCATACGAAGTGGAAGAGTTTGTTCCAGCTGCCACTCGGCACGAAAACGCAGTTATTATTGTTGAAAACGCTATCACAGATATACTTGGTTCTGAAAATGTTATCCCTTGCTGCATATCTCAAGGAGGTGAGGATTTTCACTTTTATACAGCGAAGAACCCACAATTATCAGCTACCATGTTAGGATTAGGCTGCGGTCTGGCACCAGGTCTCCATCATCCTCAGATGAATTTTAATATCGAAGCACTCCATTATGGAGCTAAAATTTTAACAAAAACACTATTATTAGCTTTAGAAAAATAA
- a CDS encoding CBS domain-containing protein: MRVVKMMAVKDFMITDVISSKPTDTIKDVMKLLVEKRIGGVPIVDDDGKLRGIVTDGDILRMIRPKDRQIVDYFSFAMLLEEEDLEHRLIEVANQSIMKIARTDRIVTVHPEDDMKKVVILLSKHHFKKLPVIDRSQHVVGVISRGMPYGIFNVPSYRI; this comes from the coding sequence ATGAGAGTGGTGAAAATGATGGCAGTGAAAGATTTTATGATTACCGATGTCATTTCTTCAAAACCAACAGATACCATAAAAGACGTCATGAAGTTACTTGTAGAGAAAAGAATTGGCGGTGTTCCAATTGTTGACGATGATGGCAAACTCCGTGGCATTGTTACGGATGGCGATATTTTAAGAATGATAAGACCAAAGGATCGGCAAATAGTAGATTATTTTTCTTTTGCGATGCTTTTAGAGGAAGAAGACTTGGAGCATCGGTTAATTGAAGTGGCGAATCAATCTATTATGAAAATTGCCAGAACAGATCGTATTGTCACCGTCCATCCGGAAGACGATATGAAAAAGGTTGTTATTCTTTTATCAAAGCATCATTTTAAAAAACTGCCTGTTATTGATCGAAGCCAGCATGTTGTTGGTGTCATAAGCAGGGGGATGCCATACGGGATATTCAATGTTCCATCTTATCGAATTTGA
- a CDS encoding amino acid permease, whose protein sequence is MENTVRKSETTVPSSSPQKEHLERKLKTRHLTMIAIGGTIGTGLFLASGTTIHDAGPGGALAAYLIAGIMVYFLMTSLAEMAAFIPISGSFSTYTSRFVDPALGFAVGWNYWYNNAIILALELSASSLIMKYWLPHVPGIVWSASFLAIIFLLNILSVKGYGEAEFWFSIIKVVTIIVFIAIGLLMIFGIMSGHSGGFALLTQGEAPFKGGILSIFSVFMVVGFAFQGTEMVGVAAGESENPEKDMPRSIRQIFWRILLFYVLAIFVIGCLISYKDPNLLSSDITNIAVSPFTLVFKHAGFAFAAAAMNAVILTSVLSAGNSALYVGSRVLWTLAEERKAPAFLKKISKGGVPAPAIIATTLVGMLCFLTSMFGDGTVYNWLLNAAGLAGYLSWLSISITHLRFRKAYKAQGKNMNDLPYVAKWFPLGPILATVLCLIAMLGTNYQAFIGNKIDWYGIAVSYIGLPLFILGYFGFKIVKKSKLVPLEECDFSRE, encoded by the coding sequence ATGGAAAATACTGTACGCAAATCTGAAACAACTGTTCCATCTTCTTCTCCACAAAAAGAGCACTTAGAGCGTAAGCTGAAAACAAGACATTTAACGATGATCGCAATTGGCGGTACGATTGGAACTGGATTGTTTTTAGCTAGCGGTACTACCATCCATGATGCCGGGCCTGGGGGTGCTTTGGCTGCCTATTTAATCGCAGGGATCATGGTCTATTTCCTAATGACCAGTTTGGCAGAAATGGCTGCATTTATCCCCATTTCCGGATCCTTCAGTACTTATACATCAAGATTTGTCGACCCAGCACTAGGATTCGCAGTAGGATGGAACTATTGGTATAACAATGCCATTATCCTTGCCTTGGAATTGTCTGCCTCATCCTTAATTATGAAATACTGGCTCCCTCATGTACCTGGAATTGTTTGGAGCGCTAGTTTTCTAGCTATTATTTTTCTACTTAATATATTGTCAGTTAAAGGCTATGGTGAAGCGGAGTTCTGGTTCTCTATTATCAAAGTTGTCACTATCATTGTTTTCATTGCCATTGGTTTACTGATGATTTTTGGAATTATGAGTGGTCATAGCGGTGGATTTGCTTTATTGACACAAGGAGAAGCGCCATTTAAAGGCGGCATTTTATCGATATTTAGTGTATTTATGGTTGTCGGATTTGCCTTCCAAGGGACAGAAATGGTCGGTGTTGCTGCCGGTGAAAGTGAAAATCCGGAGAAGGATATGCCGCGTTCGATCCGACAAATCTTTTGGCGGATTCTATTATTCTACGTTTTGGCCATTTTTGTTATCGGCTGTCTAATTAGCTATAAAGATCCAAACCTATTAAGTTCAGATATAACGAATATTGCTGTAAGTCCATTTACACTTGTTTTCAAACATGCTGGTTTTGCATTTGCTGCTGCTGCTATGAATGCTGTTATTTTGACATCCGTTCTATCTGCTGGTAACTCCGCGCTATACGTAGGCTCTCGTGTACTCTGGACTTTAGCGGAAGAGCGCAAAGCGCCTGCGTTTTTGAAAAAAATTAGCAAGGGCGGCGTTCCGGCTCCAGCCATTATCGCAACAACGCTAGTTGGAATGCTTTGCTTCCTTACATCCATGTTCGGAGATGGAACTGTTTATAATTGGCTATTAAATGCTGCTGGTTTAGCAGGTTACCTATCCTGGTTAAGTATTTCAATTACTCACCTACGCTTTAGAAAAGCCTACAAGGCACAAGGAAAAAATATGAACGACCTGCCATATGTGGCAAAATGGTTCCCATTGGGACCAATCCTGGCGACCGTACTTTGCTTAATTGCTATGCTTGGTACAAATTATCAGGCATTCATTGGCAATAAAATTGATTGGTATGGAATCGCCGTATCCTATATCGGACTTCCCCTCTTTATATTAGGGTACTTCGGATTTAAAATTGTAAAGAAATCAAAATTAGTGCCATTAGAAGAATGTGATTTCAGCAGGGAATAA
- a CDS encoding MurR/RpiR family transcriptional regulator, translated as MEQTPFKQLVKEKFPDLSAGQKKVAKYLMENLNQAAFKTAFQIGRQAAVSETTVIRLSYSLGFESFSEMQNIIQEELLLKNQADQSNFTMMPTRSSDPFKKLILNEIHILKQLLNRTNIDEIWKAVDTLIKADQVLIAGHMLSHAAAYWFSYMLGTIRDHVTLCAPTDDIFEKVANLTNNSVIVVFSFPRYSNCTIKLAEYAAENGFCLIAITDRLLSPVGRFADIILTTEESVETGSNSIASIITLVDLIIEGIYEKDQERIQTHQQKLEKMYSSFNVFTE; from the coding sequence ATGGAACAAACTCCTTTTAAGCAATTGGTTAAAGAGAAATTCCCCGATCTATCAGCAGGTCAAAAAAAAGTAGCTAAATACTTAATGGAAAACCTTAACCAAGCTGCCTTTAAAACGGCATTTCAAATAGGTAGACAAGCAGCTGTTAGTGAAACCACAGTCATTCGCCTTTCGTATTCCTTGGGGTTTGAAAGCTTCAGTGAAATGCAAAACATCATTCAGGAAGAGTTATTACTCAAAAACCAAGCAGACCAAAGCAATTTCACTATGATGCCGACCCGTTCTAGTGATCCATTCAAGAAATTGATTTTAAATGAGATTCATATTTTAAAACAATTATTAAATCGGACTAATATTGATGAAATATGGAAAGCTGTTGATACGCTTATAAAAGCAGATCAAGTTCTAATCGCAGGTCATATGCTATCACATGCAGCTGCTTATTGGTTTTCCTATATGCTTGGCACCATAAGAGATCATGTAACATTATGCGCGCCAACAGATGACATATTCGAAAAAGTTGCAAACCTTACCAATAATTCAGTTATTGTTGTTTTCTCTTTTCCAAGATACTCTAACTGCACGATTAAATTGGCTGAGTATGCCGCGGAAAATGGCTTTTGCTTAATCGCCATTACTGATCGACTTCTATCACCTGTAGGCAGATTTGCAGATATCATCCTAACAACAGAAGAAAGCGTAGAAACAGGAAGCAATTCGATCGCTTCAATTATAACCTTGGTTGACCTAATCATCGAGGGAATCTACGAAAAAGATCAGGAACGGATTCAAACACATCAACAAAAATTAGAAAAGATGTATTCCAGCTTCAACGTATTTACTGAATAA
- a CDS encoding GNAT family N-acetyltransferase — protein sequence MTNGQDIQIRSLHQIEELEEARKLESKIWGQADSIPTHQTITAVKNGGLVLGAFDGERLVAFQYSFPGFNGKSVYLCSHILATDVEYRNKGIGEMLKLAQRDAAIELGYSLITWTYDPLESVNGYLNIAKLGGISSTYIENCYGEMEDLLNDGIPSDRFLVEWHIAGNSKQNSSEEFELEDLIKNSLTPWELHKDGYPIPASPLPLSNDEGVAFVAIPKQYQFIKDTNIEAAMSWRLNTRTVFSQAFKQGWQVNGFAKNSQYDIPVNFYILRKDNSDKEM from the coding sequence ATGACAAATGGACAAGATATTCAGATTCGTTCCCTTCATCAGATTGAAGAGCTGGAAGAAGCAAGAAAGCTGGAAAGTAAAATTTGGGGACAAGCAGACTCCATCCCTACACACCAAACGATTACCGCCGTCAAAAACGGCGGTTTGGTTTTAGGTGCTTTTGACGGCGAGAGATTGGTTGCATTCCAATACAGCTTTCCCGGTTTTAACGGAAAATCGGTATATCTTTGCTCACATATTTTAGCCACTGATGTTGAGTACCGGAACAAAGGGATTGGCGAGATGTTAAAGCTGGCGCAGCGCGATGCGGCAATAGAATTAGGCTACTCACTTATTACCTGGACATATGACCCGTTGGAAAGTGTTAACGGTTATTTAAATATTGCCAAATTAGGCGGAATTAGTTCGACGTATATAGAAAATTGCTATGGTGAAATGGAGGATTTGCTGAATGACGGCATTCCTTCCGATCGATTCTTAGTAGAATGGCATATTGCAGGAAATTCAAAGCAAAATAGTTCAGAAGAATTTGAGCTGGAAGATTTAATCAAGAATTCCCTTACTCCATGGGAATTACATAAAGACGGCTATCCGATCCCTGCTTCTCCCCTTCCCCTATCTAATGATGAAGGAGTTGCCTTTGTAGCGATTCCAAAGCAATATCAATTCATCAAAGATACGAATATTGAAGCTGCAATGAGTTGGAGATTGAATACTAGAACAGTTTTTTCACAAGCTTTCAAGCAAGGATGGCAAGTTAACGGATTTGCAAAAAATTCTCAGTATGACATCCCAGTCAACTTTTATATTCTAAGGAAAGACAACAGTGATAAGGAGATGTAG